Proteins encoded within one genomic window of Marinobacter halotolerans:
- the mnmC gene encoding FAD-dependent 5-carboxymethylaminomethyl-2-thiouridine(34) oxidoreductase MnmC — translation MTLPEQPDHAFLRQDRLAERFSALKAGEHFVIAETGFGDGHRFLATWQLWRESAASSQACLHFITVVDRPPAPEDVKAAARGHSRLAEELLLQFPPAIAGPQRLVLDEGRVRLTLYFGELTSALTDLDFRADAWFFEDLSHGRDQELIHRHSSQALAGGINQSLPGKIGIVGAGIAGTLLAANLAGRGFQVTLIDRADSVASEASGNRQGALYVKLGVDYNDQTRLALSSLLFSQRFYQQFKGYGWHPTGLLQLAYSATEADRQARFLARNQFPNEILEPVSADQASRLAGIPVPHAGLWFPRSGWLEPAALCRSLSDTPGVTYRPGFDTKTLAKNGENWTLRSSEGESLVFDQIVLCAGADTPGLIPLDGQYRIKRIRGQITEVPAGNVNPPALVVCGPGYLNPVHKGSALVGATFDLHDSSPAVTAESNRENLRMLSDFLPEALKSADIATIADQSSGRVAFRCTTHDYQPIAGPMKNRDGSALEGLWLFTGLGSKGLTYSPLLAEYLADLLSGQPPCLPRNLMRRVETQRCHRPGKTEN, via the coding sequence GTGACCCTGCCTGAACAACCAGACCATGCGTTTCTCCGGCAGGATCGACTGGCGGAGCGATTCTCCGCCCTGAAGGCCGGCGAGCACTTTGTGATTGCAGAAACCGGCTTTGGCGATGGTCATCGCTTTCTGGCCACCTGGCAGCTATGGCGGGAATCAGCAGCCAGCAGCCAGGCCTGTCTTCACTTTATAACCGTTGTCGATCGCCCCCCGGCGCCGGAGGACGTAAAAGCTGCCGCGCGCGGACACTCACGTCTGGCTGAGGAACTGCTTCTGCAGTTTCCGCCCGCCATCGCCGGCCCACAACGGCTTGTTCTGGATGAGGGTCGGGTAAGACTGACACTCTATTTTGGTGAGCTTACCAGTGCCCTGACGGATCTTGATTTTCGCGCCGACGCCTGGTTTTTTGAGGATTTGAGCCATGGTCGGGATCAAGAGCTTATTCATAGGCACAGCAGCCAGGCGCTTGCCGGCGGCATAAACCAATCTCTGCCCGGGAAGATTGGCATCGTTGGTGCTGGTATTGCCGGCACACTGCTGGCCGCCAACCTTGCCGGGCGCGGCTTTCAGGTGACACTGATCGATCGCGCCGACTCCGTAGCGTCAGAAGCTTCCGGGAATCGCCAGGGCGCTCTATACGTCAAACTCGGCGTTGATTATAACGACCAGACCCGGCTCGCCCTTTCCTCTCTGCTGTTCAGCCAGCGATTCTACCAACAGTTCAAGGGTTACGGATGGCATCCCACCGGCCTGCTGCAATTGGCCTACAGCGCTACCGAAGCGGACCGCCAGGCAAGATTTCTTGCCAGAAACCAGTTCCCCAACGAGATTCTGGAGCCAGTCAGCGCGGACCAGGCAAGCCGTCTTGCCGGTATTCCGGTCCCCCATGCCGGGCTGTGGTTTCCACGCAGCGGCTGGCTTGAACCGGCGGCACTGTGCCGGAGCCTGTCGGACACACCCGGCGTTACCTATCGACCGGGTTTCGACACAAAGACCCTGGCAAAAAATGGCGAGAACTGGACGCTGAGGTCAAGCGAGGGGGAGTCTCTAGTTTTCGACCAGATCGTGCTCTGTGCAGGGGCGGATACCCCAGGGTTGATTCCGCTGGATGGCCAATACCGCATCAAACGGATCCGGGGACAGATTACCGAGGTCCCGGCGGGAAACGTCAATCCACCGGCACTGGTTGTCTGCGGCCCCGGGTATCTCAATCCGGTCCATAAGGGCAGCGCACTGGTGGGCGCGACCTTCGACCTGCATGATTCCTCACCGGCAGTGACTGCCGAGAGCAACCGCGAAAACCTTCGAATGCTCTCCGACTTTCTGCCAGAGGCCTTGAAATCAGCCGATATAGCGACCATTGCGGACCAGAGCTCAGGCCGGGTTGCCTTTCGATGCACAACCCACGATTATCAGCCAATAGCGGGGCCGATGAAAAACCGGGATGGCAGCGCCCTTGAGGGGCTGTGGTTATTCACGGGCCTGGGAAGCAAAGGCCTGACCTACTCGCCACTTCTGGCGGAATATCTGGCAGACCTGTTATCCGGGCAACCCCCCTGCCTTCCCCGAAATCTGATGAGGCGGGTAGAAACACAACGGTGTCATCGGCCGGGAAAAACAGAAAACTGA
- a CDS encoding CBS domain-containing protein → MSIHVSEPGRPVGTRLPEIFRGRRVGDVTELEELQDINTRHSEATDAEFQQAANFGRHKALEEYGAAAAGEPKEQRPYLPVSRICTPAIVSLAASASVDEALTVMDERGVSHLVITSEDVVAGLVELRWLLGWLYENQEASADSSLINIELPAFLTASPETDAHQLARLMLAHQLNAALIINPDGRPKGIVTSTDYLRLYADAGRHEGEV, encoded by the coding sequence ATGTCTATTCATGTCAGTGAACCCGGGCGCCCGGTAGGCACCCGGCTGCCGGAAATATTCCGGGGGCGCCGTGTGGGAGATGTGACTGAACTGGAAGAGCTCCAGGACATCAATACCCGGCACAGCGAAGCTACCGACGCAGAGTTTCAGCAAGCCGCCAATTTCGGGCGCCATAAGGCTCTTGAGGAGTACGGCGCGGCAGCAGCAGGCGAGCCCAAGGAGCAAAGACCCTATCTCCCGGTATCCCGTATCTGTACACCCGCCATCGTCTCGCTCGCCGCAAGCGCCTCGGTAGATGAAGCACTGACTGTGATGGATGAGCGCGGCGTCAGCCATCTGGTCATCACCTCAGAAGATGTAGTTGCAGGACTGGTGGAATTACGGTGGCTGCTGGGCTGGCTATACGAAAACCAGGAAGCGTCGGCAGATTCCAGCCTGATCAATATCGAACTGCCCGCCTTCCTGACGGCGTCCCCAGAGACGGACGCCCACCAACTTGCCCGTCTGATGCTTGCTCACCAGTTGAATGCTGCATTGATTATCAATCCCGATGGCCGCCCAAAGGGCATTGTGACCAGCACCGATTACCTGAGGCTTTACGCCGATGCTGGCCGCCATGAGGGCGAGGTCTGA